The following proteins are co-located in the Desulfobacterales bacterium genome:
- a CDS encoding dynamin family protein produces the protein MQDYDNLKHELQAVNQGICELMQRARQIPATSEQIFEEWETACHKIEGQLEDDLIRVAVVGAIKSGKSTLINAMLSGEYLKRGAGVVTSMVTRLRRGPRLKARLYFKSWQEVNADIQKALALFPASEWGSRKASFDIREASDRQALKQALKNLSTRDLVTNDTRNLNSLSLSAYLEGYEHVREIIGDDSVVKEFSGQQFAAHQDFSGNDTLAFYLKDIALEVDSENIAPNIEIADCQGSDSPNPLHLTMIQDYLLSANLLVYVISSRTGIRQADINFLSMIRRMGFIEHIVFVVNFDFGEHEAAADLNQLVDRIKDDLGIIRADPQVYTFSALYSLFRSLSENLSEKDRQRLAMWRQEENLAAFSHAEEARFNRAFHEIVTNQRYALLFKAPLDRLTMIAVGILKWCRMNRDLLGKGSDESAELIKKIKGEQKRINRVQSMIKSTVEGTIQQVKRDIKKDVDDYLDPRYGEAVAPVIEFVRNYSISTDKYSEYLAAGRFSDALYMVFQEFTHELDAFMAETVNPKIFNFIKTEEDRIKEYFSTITGPYEAMVVDAMAQYNQVLENLGLETISEGYVEIPLPDFQALKREQGLELPPADTTMNYSRAIKTEAIMRFGMQNLASRIKRLFRRSAGQSAAEGQAALKTAAKRMKRETEGGISFQFKNYKENIKFQYLFHLVDAVADHLYAEIMDRFHDFTNDLVTLGGYAGKHQDEGARLVDQLNEMAEVASDLEKRLKEIGSRINM, from the coding sequence ATGCAGGACTATGACAATTTGAAACATGAACTTCAGGCGGTTAACCAGGGAATCTGCGAGTTAATGCAGCGGGCCCGGCAAATTCCGGCCACCTCCGAGCAGATTTTTGAGGAGTGGGAAACCGCCTGCCATAAAATTGAGGGCCAGCTTGAAGATGACCTGATCCGGGTGGCGGTGGTGGGGGCCATTAAATCCGGCAAATCCACCCTGATAAACGCCATGCTGTCCGGAGAGTATCTGAAACGCGGCGCCGGGGTTGTCACCTCTATGGTCACCCGGCTGCGGCGCGGTCCCCGGCTTAAAGCCCGCTTGTATTTCAAATCCTGGCAGGAGGTTAATGCGGACATTCAAAAGGCGCTGGCCCTGTTTCCGGCCTCGGAATGGGGCAGCCGAAAGGCATCCTTTGATATCCGGGAGGCCTCAGACCGGCAGGCGCTTAAACAGGCGCTCAAGAACCTTTCCACCCGGGATCTGGTCACCAACGACACCCGGAATTTAAACTCCCTTTCCCTTTCCGCCTATCTTGAGGGCTATGAGCACGTCCGGGAGATTATCGGTGATGACAGTGTGGTCAAAGAATTCAGCGGCCAACAGTTTGCCGCCCACCAGGATTTTTCCGGCAATGACACCCTGGCGTTTTATTTAAAGGATATCGCCCTTGAGGTGGATTCTGAAAATATCGCGCCCAATATTGAAATCGCGGACTGTCAGGGCAGCGACTCCCCGAACCCTTTGCACCTGACCATGATCCAGGATTACCTGCTTTCCGCCAACCTGCTGGTGTATGTGATCAGCAGCCGGACCGGCATCCGCCAGGCGGATATTAATTTTCTTTCCATGATCCGCCGCATGGGGTTTATCGAGCATATCGTGTTTGTAGTAAACTTTGATTTTGGCGAGCATGAGGCTGCAGCGGATTTAAATCAGCTGGTGGACAGGATCAAGGATGATCTGGGCATTATTCGGGCAGATCCCCAGGTTTATACCTTTTCCGCCTTATACAGTCTGTTTCGCTCGCTGTCTGAAAACCTTTCCGAAAAGGATCGTCAGCGGCTTGCGATGTGGCGGCAAGAAGAGAACCTGGCCGCGTTTTCCCATGCTGAAGAAGCGCGCTTTAACCGGGCGTTTCATGAAATCGTGACGAACCAGCGGTATGCGCTTCTGTTTAAAGCCCCGCTGGACCGGCTGACCATGATTGCCGTCGGTATATTAAAGTGGTGCCGGATGAACCGGGATCTTTTGGGTAAAGGCTCAGACGAATCCGCCGAGCTCATCAAAAAAATCAAAGGCGAACAAAAACGGATCAACCGCGTGCAGTCCATGATAAAAAGCACGGTGGAGGGGACAATCCAGCAGGTGAAGCGGGATATAAAAAAAGATGTGGATGATTATCTGGACCCGCGCTATGGCGAAGCAGTAGCGCCGGTGATTGAATTTGTCAGAAACTATTCCATTTCAACGGACAAGTATAGCGAATATTTGGCCGCCGGCCGGTTTTCCGATGCCCTTTACATGGTGTTTCAGGAGTTTACCCATGAACTGGACGCATTCATGGCGGAGACCGTAAACCCCAAAATTTTTAATTTTATAAAAACTGAAGAAGACCGGATCAAGGAATATTTCTCCACCATTACCGGCCCCTATGAGGCCATGGTGGTCGATGCCATGGCGCAGTACAATCAGGTACTGGAAAATCTCGGACTTGAGACAATCTCGGAGGGGTATGTGGAAATCCCCCTGCCGGACTTTCAGGCGCTGAAAAGAGAGCAGGGCCTTGAACTGCCGCCGGCTGACACTACCATGAATTACAGCCGGGCGATTAAAACCGAGGCGATCATGCGCTTCGGCATGCAGAATCTGGCAAGCCGCATCAAGCGGCTGTTTCGCCGATCCGCCGGGCAGTCTGCCGCCGAAGGGCAGGCCGCGTTAAAAACCGCGGCCAAACGGATGAAGCGGGAAACCGAGGGAGGGATTTCCTTTCAGTTTAAAAATTACAAGGAAAACATTAAATTCCAGTACCTGTTTCATCTGGTGGATGCGGTGGCGGATCATTTGTATGCGGAAATTATGGACCGGTTCCATGATTTTACCAATGACCTGGTGACGCTCGGCGGATATGCGGGAAAACATCAGGATGAAGGGGCCCGGCTGGTCGATCAGTTAAATGAAATGGCCGAGGTGGCGTCGGATTTGGAGAAGCGGCTTAAGGAAATTGGCTCCCGGATTAACATGTAA
- a CDS encoding ParA family protein yields the protein MAKKNTRIVAVANEKGGVGKTAMVINLGAALSKQGKRVLIVDMDPQHNATSGLGIAVTDDMISIYDLISGNSDVSVEDAVFPTKWAGLAVIAAHPDLAGAEVELVDAKERENRLKHAISPLIGKYDVIILDTPPSLSLLTINVFSCANEVLVPCQTHPYAFNALEDLFDTIGAVQEEINPELKIIGVVPTFFDQRLRVCREIMDRLKTDERYQNLVLNTAIRSNITIADSADAGKPIVFYRTGSFGAKDYTSLAEEFLTGA from the coding sequence ATGGCGAAGAAAAACACCCGGATTGTGGCGGTTGCCAATGAAAAGGGCGGGGTGGGCAAAACCGCCATGGTGATCAATCTTGGGGCGGCCCTGTCAAAGCAGGGCAAAAGGGTGCTGATCGTGGACATGGATCCGCAGCATAATGCCACGAGCGGGCTGGGCATTGCGGTCACGGATGACATGATCAGTATTTATGATCTGATCAGCGGAAACAGCGATGTTTCGGTCGAGGATGCCGTGTTTCCGACCAAATGGGCGGGGCTTGCGGTGATTGCCGCGCACCCGGATCTTGCCGGCGCCGAGGTGGAGCTGGTGGATGCGAAGGAGCGGGAGAACCGGCTGAAGCATGCGATTTCCCCCCTGATCGGAAAATATGATGTGATCATTCTGGATACCCCGCCGAGCCTGTCGCTTTTAACCATCAATGTATTTTCCTGCGCCAATGAGGTGCTGGTGCCCTGCCAGACTCATCCCTATGCATTTAATGCCCTGGAAGACCTTTTTGATACCATTGGCGCGGTTCAGGAGGAGATTAACCCCGAGCTTAAGATTATAGGGGTGGTGCCCACCTTCTTTGACCAGCGCCTCCGGGTGTGCCGGGAGATCATGGATCGGCTGAAAACGGATGAGCGGTATCAGAATCTGGTGCTAAATACCGCCATTCGCTCCAATATTACCATTGCTGACAGCGCGGATGCGGGCAAGCCCATTGTTTTTTACCGCACCGGCAGTTTCGGCGCAAAGGATTACACAAGCCTGGCCGAGGAATTTCTGACGGGGGCATGA
- a CDS encoding TetR/AcrR family transcriptional regulator, with amino-acid sequence MDGEPRTRDALVNAAVAMFQQNGFQMTRVSDIVATAGVAQGTFYNYFRSKEAIFREICMDFMEQVRERFVERTEHMFDGDTADEIRHNVHRVIQDVFAIYQENLAVAELLFREGIGNGGLFKEIYEDILNLFLELIREQVEKGMQKGFLHIKEADMAAVFLFGLFERTLFYFLLVRKTMDMKKLENELADFMLRGLAFQE; translated from the coding sequence ATGGACGGCGAACCGAGAACCCGGGATGCCCTGGTTAATGCGGCAGTTGCCATGTTCCAGCAGAACGGGTTTCAAATGACCCGGGTCTCTGATATTGTGGCCACGGCCGGGGTGGCCCAGGGCACGTTTTACAACTATTTCCGGTCCAAGGAAGCCATATTCCGCGAAATCTGCATGGATTTCATGGAACAGGTCCGGGAGCGGTTTGTTGAACGGACCGAGCACATGTTTGACGGGGACACCGCGGATGAGATCCGGCATAATGTGCACCGGGTGATTCAGGATGTATTCGCCATCTACCAGGAGAATCTGGCGGTGGCGGAACTGCTGTTCCGGGAAGGGATCGGAAACGGCGGGCTGTTCAAGGAAATCTACGAGGATATTTTGAATCTGTTTCTGGAGTTGATCCGGGAGCAGGTGGAAAAGGGGATGCAGAAGGGGTTTCTGCACATAAAGGAGGCCGATATGGCGGCGGTGTTTTTATTCGGCCTGTTTGAGCGGACCCTGTTTTATTTTCTGCTGGTTCGAAAGACCATGGACATGAAAAAGCTGGAAAATGAGCTGGCGGATTTTATGCTGCGGGGGCTGGCGTTTCAGGAATGA
- a CDS encoding RecX family transcriptional regulator: MSGIITAISPQKKRKDRVNVYIDEAYSFSLPLWAAGRLKKGEALDQARIDELKAIDEKDKAFQRAISFLAVRPRSRKEIENHLRHKGFCTEAIDQAISRLDGYGYIDDAEFARIWIENRLRHRPRGRFGLTWELKQKGISEAVIEAALSGYDEHQAGWAAIRPKLERWRNLSEMQRRRKIYSFLKQRGFSGETIRDIYEEVHS; encoded by the coding sequence ATGTCCGGCATCATCACGGCCATTTCCCCCCAGAAGAAGCGCAAAGACCGGGTCAATGTCTATATAGACGAGGCGTACAGCTTCTCCCTTCCCCTATGGGCGGCCGGCCGTCTGAAAAAAGGCGAGGCCCTTGACCAGGCTCGAATCGATGAGCTCAAAGCCATTGATGAAAAGGACAAGGCCTTTCAACGGGCGATCTCCTTCTTAGCTGTAAGGCCCCGGAGCCGCAAGGAAATCGAGAACCATCTGAGGCATAAAGGATTTTGTACGGAGGCGATTGATCAGGCCATCAGCCGGCTTGACGGATACGGCTATATCGATGATGCGGAATTCGCCCGGATCTGGATTGAAAACCGGTTAAGGCACCGGCCGCGCGGCAGATTCGGGCTCACCTGGGAATTGAAGCAAAAAGGCATCAGCGAGGCCGTCATCGAGGCGGCATTAAGCGGCTATGACGAGCATCAGGCGGGGTGGGCGGCGATTCGGCCCAAACTGGAAAGGTGGCGGAATCTATCGGAAATGCAACGCCGCCGGAAGATTTACAGTTTTTTAAAACAGCGGGGATTTTCCGGGGAGACGATTCGGGATATTTATGAGGAAGTTCATTCCTGA
- a CDS encoding dynamin family protein: MYQENYINSLRAEIVSMVESHLTPVAREYGYSDVPLETTIKWRPMVLVLGNYSSGKSTLINEFLGADIQAIGQAPTDDSFTIITYDEKVQDTENIRVTEHRDGKFLLNDPEYPFEMLKKHGQRFAAHFRLKKVNSPFLKNLALIDTPGMLDSVTERDRGYNYQEVIGDLAHLADLVLVLFDPHKAGTVREAHTSLRETIATRTYEDRVLYILNRVDECASLTDLLQVYGTLCWNLSQITGRKDIPPIHLTYSSRASRNPEPCESGQQNFLYLLENQRKQLKNAVLQAPQHRLDNMASFVETHAERLNLFLEAIVNYRTRLRKFRFKFNFLGFVISLFAGGAAVFGGMSAGIFGGPTDPVALSGGVGAAILFLIFWTTLPMRYIHSAFHRSYLKNIDQLIPLNTQTRRDSWQAAVRDLVYTYLQKSGGRFPLYKVRDEYNTVNRVYEEGTREIRKALNELANMEQDPEAMVEDSAKPLYYYHSEEEEPEPEPDTFDDPYAITEPKKF, translated from the coding sequence ATGTATCAGGAAAATTATATCAATTCGCTGCGCGCTGAAATCGTCTCGATGGTGGAGAGCCATCTGACACCGGTTGCCCGGGAATACGGGTATAGCGACGTCCCGCTTGAAACAACCATCAAGTGGCGCCCCATGGTACTTGTACTGGGCAACTACTCCTCCGGCAAGTCCACTTTGATCAACGAATTCTTAGGCGCGGACATCCAGGCCATCGGCCAGGCACCCACGGATGACTCCTTTACCATTATCACCTATGACGAAAAAGTACAGGATACGGAAAACATCCGCGTCACCGAGCACCGCGACGGCAAATTTCTCTTAAATGATCCGGAATACCCCTTTGAAATGCTCAAAAAACACGGGCAGCGGTTTGCCGCCCATTTTCGCCTGAAAAAGGTTAACTCCCCGTTTTTAAAAAACCTGGCCTTAATCGACACCCCGGGGATGCTCGACAGTGTAACGGAGCGGGACCGGGGGTATAACTACCAGGAGGTAATCGGCGATCTGGCCCACCTGGCAGACCTGGTGCTGGTGCTTTTTGACCCGCACAAAGCCGGAACCGTTCGGGAGGCGCATACCAGTCTACGGGAGACCATTGCCACGCGCACCTATGAAGACCGGGTGCTCTATATTCTAAACCGGGTTGATGAGTGCGCCTCCCTGACCGATCTGCTCCAGGTCTACGGCACGCTCTGCTGGAACCTCTCCCAGATTACCGGGCGAAAGGATATCCCGCCGATTCACCTGACCTACTCCTCAAGGGCCTCCAGAAATCCGGAGCCCTGCGAAAGCGGGCAGCAGAATTTTCTCTATCTTCTGGAGAACCAGCGCAAACAACTGAAAAACGCGGTTCTCCAGGCACCGCAGCATCGGCTGGACAATATGGCCTCGTTTGTGGAAACCCATGCGGAACGGTTAAACCTTTTTCTTGAGGCGATTGTGAACTATCGGACCAGACTCCGGAAATTCCGGTTTAAATTCAACTTCCTGGGATTTGTCATAAGCCTGTTTGCCGGCGGTGCGGCGGTTTTCGGCGGCATGAGCGCCGGCATCTTCGGAGGCCCCACAGACCCCGTGGCACTGAGCGGCGGCGTCGGCGCTGCGATTCTGTTTCTGATTTTCTGGACGACCCTGCCCATGCGATACATTCACTCGGCCTTTCACCGGAGCTACTTGAAAAATATCGATCAATTGATTCCCTTGAACACCCAGACCCGCCGGGACAGCTGGCAGGCGGCGGTGCGGGATCTGGTCTATACCTATCTCCAGAAATCAGGCGGCCGTTTTCCCCTCTACAAGGTGCGGGATGAGTACAATACGGTCAACCGGGTCTATGAAGAAGGCACGCGGGAGATTCGAAAAGCCTTAAATGAGCTGGCCAACATGGAACAGGACCCGGAGGCGATGGTCGAGGATTCTGCCAAGCCCCTTTATTATTATCATTCAGAAGAAGAAGAGCCGGAACCCGAGCCGGACACGTTTGATGATCCTTACGCGATCACCGAGCCCAAAAAGTTTTAA
- the cheB gene encoding chemotaxis-specific protein-glutamate methyltransferase CheB produces MISVLIVDDSRTTREYVKYIIDQDPGLRLAGAAKNGREALEMVASARPDVVLMDIQMPGMDGYKATRAIMETHPVPIIVYSSLVAPEQTENIFKAMQAGAVAVAQKPPGLGSPEAKPFMAKLLRTIKLMAEVKVVQRIPGKQQKRIRVAPDINTRSTALPNLKIVAIGASTGGPPILQQIFKDLPPDFPVPIMVVQHIAAGFLAGMVEWLSRETRLALKIPKTGESPAPGHIYFAPEEGNMGITDDGKILISPSAGQGRLKRPVSHLFSSVASHCGDRSIGILLTGMGNDGAAGLKEMKQRGAETLVQNRETATVFGMPEAAIRLDAAGYVLSPDEIADFLKAEVARLSRQAKSSA; encoded by the coding sequence ATGATCAGTGTCCTCATCGTGGATGACTCCCGGACCACCCGGGAATACGTCAAATACATTATTGATCAGGACCCGGGCCTGCGCCTGGCCGGAGCGGCCAAAAACGGCCGGGAGGCGCTTGAGATGGTGGCCTCAGCCCGGCCGGATGTCGTGCTAATGGATATTCAAATGCCCGGGATGGACGGGTATAAGGCGACGCGGGCGATTATGGAAACCCATCCGGTGCCGATCATCGTATACAGCTCCCTGGTTGCGCCGGAGCAGACGGAAAATATTTTTAAAGCCATGCAGGCTGGCGCCGTGGCCGTGGCACAGAAGCCCCCGGGACTTGGCAGTCCGGAGGCCAAACCGTTTATGGCAAAACTCCTCCGCACCATTAAACTGATGGCAGAGGTCAAGGTGGTCCAGCGCATTCCCGGCAAACAGCAGAAGCGTATCCGGGTGGCACCGGATATAAACACCCGTTCAACCGCCCTGCCAAATCTTAAAATCGTCGCCATCGGGGCCTCAACCGGCGGACCACCGATACTGCAGCAGATTTTTAAGGATCTGCCGCCGGATTTTCCGGTGCCGATCATGGTCGTTCAGCACATTGCCGCGGGCTTTCTGGCCGGTATGGTGGAATGGCTGTCCAGGGAAACGCGCCTTGCTTTAAAAATCCCCAAAACCGGGGAATCCCCTGCGCCCGGCCATATTTATTTTGCCCCTGAGGAGGGCAACATGGGGATTACGGATGACGGCAAAATTCTTATCAGCCCATCCGCCGGCCAGGGGCGATTAAAACGGCCGGTGTCGCATCTGTTTTCTTCCGTGGCCAGTCACTGCGGGGACCGGTCGATCGGGATTCTGCTGACCGGCATGGGCAATGACGGCGCCGCCGGCTTAAAAGAGATGAAACAGCGCGGGGCGGAGACGCTGGTGCAGAATCGCGAAACCGCAACCGTCTTTGGCATGCCCGAGGCGGCGATCAGGCTGGATGCGGCCGGATATGTGCTTTCGCCTGATGAAATCGCCGATTTTCTGAAGGCTGAGGTCGCCCGGCTGTCCCGGCAGGCAAAGTCTTCGGCATGA
- a CDS encoding diguanylate cyclase, translated as MIKKDLEILLVEDSQTQALKFKLMLENHGYQVVIAKNGLEAMNMLLSRQVSIVISDWMMPEMDGSELCQAIRKHDFGSYVYIILLTAKDSKNDIIEGLEAGADDYLTKPVDDAELVARLATAERIISLESSLKQRNKEIALLSITDPLTQLFNRGYLNENLPKAFKRAQRYHSPLSIIITDIDHFKNVNDQHGHQVGDMVLKTFADLLDEALRKDLDWMARYGGEEFIIVLPETDLAGAQAAAERFRRMIEEMQTETEKGSIQITASFGIAAIGDQTDLPDLTTDHLINAADQNLYQAKASGRNCIIGTLL; from the coding sequence ATGATAAAAAAAGACCTTGAGATTTTGCTGGTTGAAGACAGCCAGACACAGGCCCTCAAGTTTAAACTGATGCTGGAAAATCATGGCTATCAGGTGGTGATCGCCAAAAACGGGCTCGAAGCCATGAACATGCTGTTAAGCCGTCAGGTTTCCATTGTCATTAGCGACTGGATGATGCCGGAAATGGACGGCTCTGAACTTTGTCAGGCCATACGCAAGCATGATTTCGGCTCCTATGTATATATTATCCTCTTAACCGCCAAGGATTCCAAGAATGACATCATCGAGGGCCTGGAGGCCGGCGCGGATGACTACCTGACCAAGCCGGTGGATGATGCCGAGCTGGTTGCCCGGCTGGCCACCGCAGAACGTATTATTTCGCTGGAGAGCTCGCTTAAACAGAGAAACAAGGAAATCGCCCTCTTATCCATTACCGATCCCCTGACCCAGCTGTTTAACCGCGGATATTTAAATGAAAACCTGCCCAAAGCCTTTAAACGCGCCCAGCGCTATCATTCCCCGCTCTCTATTATAATAACCGATATTGACCATTTTAAAAATGTCAATGATCAGCATGGTCATCAAGTGGGGGATATGGTGTTAAAAACCTTTGCCGATCTGCTTGACGAAGCCTTGAGAAAAGATCTGGACTGGATGGCCCGCTATGGCGGAGAGGAATTTATTATCGTACTGCCGGAAACTGACCTGGCCGGGGCTCAGGCCGCAGCTGAACGGTTCCGCCGAATGATCGAAGAGATGCAAACGGAAACCGAAAAGGGAAGCATCCAAATCACTGCGAGCTTCGGAATTGCCGCCATCGGTGATCAAACAGACCTGCCCGATCTGACCACGGATCATTTGATTAATGCGGCGGACCAAAACCTTTACCAGGCCAAAGCCAGCGGCCGCAACTGCATCATCGGAACCCTTCTATGA